TATGTTGACAATAACATCTTAACCAAAGttaacaaagataaaatataattgctaaaagttaataaattaatggaATCCTAAacacattaataaaaataatcagtTAAGTAGTTTATATCAAATTAGATAAAAACtcacaaatttattataaataacaatattGACCAtgtaaattatatgtttattattatatttagacTTAATATCATTGTTGGTCCCAGTTTTTGTCAACTTTATTTGAAATAGTCGTCATTTTTTAGAATGTAGTATCTTATatcgtaatttatgttcaatctAGTCATTTTGGTAAGCGACGTTTAAATTGTTAAAAGCTAAATGTCCAGTTAAACAATCAGTTAATGACATGTCATTTATTGGCTCACATGCACGCTTTAAGGCATAATAATgtggattttttatttttggaagtgattttctGATATTAGGGTTTCGATTTTTCAAGTGtgaacatatatatttttcgtCAATTATGAGTTTCTGATCTCCAAACTCCACAAATAAGAACATAAGAGCAGAGAATCAAAACCCCAATTCTCCCCATCGATCTGCAGGGTTGAAGAACCCCAACTCAGTTCCAAATTCAAAGGAACCAATTATTTCTCAAATCAAAGTGAAACGAAACCCTATATCCCAAATCACAAAAAATCAGATATCCAAACAGAACCCTAAGGAACTCAATCAAAGACAAAAGAGTAGGAGGAGAAGGAAGCTTCCTCCTTGCGCCGCAAAGTCAGAACGGAGAGAAGAAACTTCCACCGCCGTCACACGCACCACACCGCGAGAAGGGTGTTCGCCAACTAGAATCGCAAAGGAGAAGAGGAAAGGAAAGTTCTCCCTCCTTACGACGTTGTCCAAAacgaaaaaaaaggaaaaaggaaaagaaaagagtttCCTCGCACGACGAAAGCCCTACGATTCCACTGGTAACCACGATCAAAGACGAGAACGCCGCTTGAGTCGTGCCTCCACAACACCGGCGATTCTCGCCGCCACAAGACCATCTTCCATGCACGAGATGGAAAAATTCAAAacgaagaagaggaaaaaaaaccctaattttttaaGCCAGTCTCATAGATAACCTCAACCTCTGATTAAATTTCAGAAAATCacttgcaaaaataaaaaatctacaTCACTATGTGTTTAAGTGTTCACGTCAACCAATAAGTGTCATATCTATCACTAATTGGTCAGTTGGACATTTAGTCGttaaatgactaaattgaacataaattacaatGTAAAAGATTGCATTAAATATTCTAAAGAAATAAGAAACATTTTGGATAAAGTTGACAAAAATTAGAAGATATTAAAcgttatatttattatcatctaataaatatttttgactTTTTTACGTATACTTACTTTGAATTGAAACATATCTAAACCTGTACGGAGTTTCTCGTCAAATTTCAACAGTGTAATTTCGGcccatatataatttaaaacaactaaaaattataaaatagcaTAATCTAACATCATAGCCAAATATGGCAGTTCAAGATCAGTAACATTAATTAGTTGTTTTTTAAAGAAACGTACACATAATGTATTATTTCAGCTCCATACTCTTTTAATACTTgcttttcatatattttttatgaaaaatcttTAGTGGTAAAGATCTATAGGCTCTCACGGATTTGTTTTTGATATTACTTCAAAAAAACTTCTTAACAATGAAGATatgttatatgtatataaactcatgttcatctcttatttcaTCCGATGTGGAACTTTGTTTGTACCTAACCCAAATTttgtaacaataataatttggTGTACGTGTTATCTTTAGACAGGATATATGTGGTCGGAAGAAAAATATGGTTTACCAATATACTCGAttgtaaaaaaaagtgtaagattttttttctggaagaagaacaacacaataaatttttaaatgtaaaattgaaatattttaactcTAAATTATGTGTAGCAGACAATCTGTTAAAGAACTCTGTTAGACTATTTAAGAATAAGGTCTAATGGATGGATGTGATGGAAGGTATGATAGAAGAGACAATACCGACTACTTAGATATTGTCTAGTAATAGTGTATTAGATAGTCGtgtacaaatatttattatattttatctcaATGATTTTTTTACTTAGTTCTATACATAGAGACGTTTATTactaaaacaaattttctaattaGTAATAGAATTTGACTACGAAAATATAGtcaataaaactaaatttcttgataaattttattaatagatttaAGAAGTTCAATTAAAgatgaaaatgttaattaaagatgaaaatgttaattgataattaatttgttattaaagttCGTTAGAATATTTGTatgtaaatttgaatttatattattaatgtcactaaatttaatttaatttttataattcttaTTAGTGACAGatttgtttgtttataaattatgtggataaaataactttaaagtttcaattCTGGGTTTTGATCAGTTTGTgcaaaatttatcaattttaaaatttgttagtaaaatttattgataatttataatttttaatattgtcaaattttttataagtaaatttttcaatgagtaaaaaaattattgctaagttaaatgaattttttttataaattaaatgggGATGAATGGGAAAAGAAGATAAGAAAGAGaatgaagaggaggaaaaaCTAGAGCTGATGGTTGAAGCGTTATGGTAAGATGATGGTGGAGTGGTAGAGCAATAGTAGTGGCCATGACAATAGTAGCAACCGAAGGGGAAGAAAGAAACAACGGAAAAGAAAGATGAagccaaaaagaaaagaagagaagtcgAACTAGATAGAGAGTGAGAGGAGAggagaaagaataaaaaaagactTCATATGATACTGACTGATGATTAAAATATATCGataattattaatagatttatacattaataattattaatgtatatttaaCCATGGATTTTTTACCATCgataattattgattataaaaaaatctattaataaaatttattaacaattattttactGTTAGAGTTTTAACTATCAATAAACTCGaattactaataaattattactattatcaaTTATCTATGCGTCTTGTTAGTctataattaatcattttttttagtatatgaAACATTAAACTTGTGTTCATTCTCTGtttaaaatctttcaaaatcaataaaataatgttttatttcaattttgttctatgtttttattgtattattattattataacaatttaaCAGAAACATTATGGTtcgattaatttgaattaacaCTTTATACAATATAAAAAGACACCTTTTAGTAGAATCCAAATTAACTTAAATGGATCAGTGACAATGATTGAATGTCCTTAATAAAAGTCATTTAATAAAAGCCATGATATATAAAAGGTATACactattttgattaaaaaaaactaaaagaaaatgtCCTCCTTCCATTTTCAATCTTAGCATATTTTCACCATAAGTATTAAAGTTCAAGACACTATGGTTATGATCGTTCACTTTATATACCAAATAGTCTGTTAAAAGGCAAgctatgtatgattttttttctttattatttaggTTACTATTCTGCAAAtgattattactttttattttcacaatcaaagaagattaaaaataatactgtTTTCTTTACACTTCTTTTTACCAGAAATCCAAAAATAATCTCAAGAAATTTctattctttttcctttcaatCATCACAAGTTGACACACTCGAAGCATCATCGTCATGCTGAGAGTTTGTATTTTGTTGGgcaatttcaattttctaaatTGGAAATAATAGCATAAAAAAAGACATAACTCCTTGTAACATGGTGAAAACAAGGGAGATAGAGAGACAGCGGCAACGTTGTTGGGTTGCAAAATGGAGGgtgcaaaaacaaaatttatttaatatttatatgtagCAGGTGTGCTGGTCTTGTTCTCCATTATTTTTACGTGTGAATTAGGGCAAGAGAAAAAGACAAACAAGGTGCAGTGACGCGCGCGTGGTGTTGATAGGGTGGAAGATTGAAATTGAGACGGTTGGACGCGTGGCAATAAAAGAGCCTCATGTTAAAAATCTATTATCTTTGTGGTGTGGGTCTAAAATGTATATATAGTTCAACTAACCAAATCTAAAGCATACATGTGCAACAAAAATAATTCACACAAACACCTTTTTTTTCAATCTCTTCCTTCAAAATggatcaattaaattttttagtttaaattaaattgaaagcACGTGACTTTCATACTTTCTTATGGTTAGATGGCTTGTTCATCAAAATCTATTCACAGAAATCAAATTCCTCATCCACTTCAAACTTTTCCTACATATAgaattctttaatattttaacattctaagcaatgtaaaatataatttgtttcatGGGTTAGAATAgaatgtaattaaaatatgctaaaagtttaaaaagttacattattatataatcaaaagttgttatttatgatggtttttatttatttatataataatcgcatttaaaataattttcctttCGTTTGGTAGTAAAATAGTACTTTCATAAAAcctaagtaaaagaaaatatgcaACACCAGTCTGACATCCTGCACAACTATAGAAATACAATGGATCTTCTGCATAAGATATAAAAGTATGATAACAAAAAATTGTctgtattaaatttatttttataattcaaaaattgtttttaataatttatgtatttctcAACCAGTGCATGTTGTGTTAATTGAATATATAAGATATATAAGTAGGTGATGGTTTCTCCTTTTCGTATAAAATgtaaattgattatattttagttgataaGAGGTTTATAGTATACATGTATAGTATTAATTGATAAgaatattcaatttatttaaggAATTAACATtactttcaaataatataaaatttttaaggtataatgaatttataagtttaactttttcatatttaaatttttgattgTTTGTTGAATTTGAGATGTATTAAATAATGGTACAGGACaatgaaaagaagagaaagaaaatcccAGAGTGTTGGGAGGATCCATAAATGCAGTGGAAGCAGAATAATTGATGTACGATGGTTTTGATATTTGAGTCGATGAGAATTtgctaaaaataaaagagaggggACACGTACTGCTACTCGTCTCTGGACACTGCTTTTGTCTTCATCCCAATTTATTCTTCAACAAACCACAACACTGCCAAAATATCCCAAAACATTAtccattcattattttatattatttttatattctattttctcaatcttccttttatattttcttgcattatcatttttcctttctacacGTGGGATGtccatcattttcatcttcacagtttctttatttttaaatcatatcatattattataagaaaataactttTCTAAAAGGTAGAAGAATAAGTTTTTATTCTTCGtatataatttcaaaagtgtcaacacattttaaaaactttatttttcttgaaatcaaaGTTTACTATACGATTTAAACTGCTTTTTTTTACCATGCATATTAATgagttaataatatttatgaatataattaCATGCATGTATCTCATCACATATTATCCATACTCATAACTTCATAGATATctataagttaaataaaaaaatataataaaatttatatattctaaaggCAGAGTTTGATTTGCattccttttgcacttttttacacataaaatctttactttatatttcttcatcacttttttatattacaacATGAGAATTCTGTAAGCATAattcaaaagtttaaaatatcttttgaatatatatttctttaaatatgtaccatgaattttatttatacaaaatttgGTTATAAAAGAGTTCATTAGACCAAACTCATTAAAGATTAATTCtactttttacaaaagaaatattgagtttatgattttttttatcttatattatatataatcttGTTATCTTTATAATACATGAGACTTAAACTCACTTTTCCATTATTTGTAACTTAATTTAAGTGGATCTTCGAAATTATAGATAactaaaagttttttttttttcataaacaacTTTCACAATCGCtatcaaattacataattttagaatttactTTCGAGTTAGAGAATTCAAATTCATTAGATAATAAAGACTTCCATCATAATAGGACATGATATAAGATGTAAAACgtataaagaaaaacacataacCAATACAACAACGGCAAAAGGACACAACCGAAGGACCAGCTATGACCATGTAAAAAGACATGATAGAGACTAAGGATGGTCTTTTACACTCTGTAAAAGTGCAGTAGGAAATCATTTGGGtgcaaaaagaaaattcaatattttttgaaataaaaaatagtttacttTGGGCCTACTTTGGACATGTGTGGTTGCAAAGTGGCGTGCCATTGAGAGTTTATTGGGCCTTACTTTGGACAAAGTTTTAATGTGTTATTGAGTCATTTCACCAAACAACTCAATATAGGCCGTTACTTCATGTACCCGTTAAATTTCTTTCTCCATCCTGACGTTTCggattttattatttagaacGCATTCGTGgattattatgttatatatttaataaattaatcaatacaactaaattttagtttataaacatcaaatataatgaataataattataccaaagtaaaaaaatatataattataaaattcacaCAATTCATTTAGTTATAATAGAATACtaggaaaaatatttctttaaactTGTGGGtagaaaaaagatattttaagacAAATTTTTGGATACGATCCTACCTTAAATATGTGTATCTTACATTGCATCTTTTAAAATGTtacaaattacatttttaataatttcttttaaaaggaaaatgtgATAAATCCAACCATtaggaaaataattaatattttccatctttatagttttttgtttctcatatttgtttatgttaacatattgaaattttattaaatgaaaacgTTTTCTCAAGTTTGAATTATGTtatgtaattattaaatataatattcattCGTTAGAcatactattaaaaaaattcattaaagtCAATTATGTTAcaataactataaatatttacagtatctattagtttaataattatttaaataaaaaatattattacattatagaatattttaattattgaaatgaaaaacattattaaattatataaaataattttaaaaaaggtaattataaaaataaatacttttataattttattatatatttattttataaataattattttgttgtataaataatttttattatgaataattatttaaatttttaaaaaatatttaaaaggtaaaactaaaaaaaaaacgtgacaccaaataagaaaattttgttattaatgatataaataattttatattttatttaaaattaatatatgatttgaaatctaaaattttaaatatcattctaTATCAACCTATTCCAGTAAGGAAGTCCTACAAACTATTATGTGTAGAGATAATCTTAAATGTAAGAATTAAATTGCTATTGTTTTTTCAAGTGAATATTATGACTGAAAGAAAACAacatttgtaataataaaaagcAAAGCAACAAGGTAGTAACATAGATGGAGACAAATTGGTATATGTCCGGAATTTGCGTTCATTCCTTCCCAATGACCAGACTTTCTTAaactttcttcactttttttcttttcttttcatgtttgtGTTGAGTGTTGTGTTTTGCACTGCTTTCTTACCACATTCATCTCTTTCAATTTTGGAGTCAGACGTATAATACACACCAGCTCAGTCTCTTCAACCTTCAAACCTCCGCGTTTTCTAGTGTCTGCCTAGTTGCACCACTCGGTGAAAAGTCAACCTCCCAGAAATCCCTTTTCCTCACCCCACCACTTTCTTCCTTTCCTTCCTTTAATACATTTCCCATCCTTGTATTTTCTCTACCAAAGTTTCAATCTTTTTCGTCTTTGCACAGCCAAGGTTGGATTTTCCCCCATTGGGATGCTCTGAATATATTGCAAGTTCAGATCTGTTGACGTGAGTCATTGTTCACGTTCTACCATGTGTTTGTCCCCTTTTTTGGGTTTAGGTTCCCGGGGTTTAACTAGTACTGTCTTTTTTAATTGGGTTTGGCTCTGTTTCAATTGCATTGGATTTTAGTTACATGGCATATTAACCACTTTACGTTGTGATGCAGATTTTTCTTGTGGAGCAAATGACTGAAGGATTCTGTTTATGTCTATTGGCTATAGTTATGCATTATAGCTGCAATTTTCAAGGACTGTAATGGTgtcaatgaattttaaattttaatttaatctgtAAGGGTTGGTTTCTCGGAGTTTCGGAATTGGACAAGATTTTGAAAATGATTGTGAGGAAAAGCGTCGGACGGGTCAAGTCACTGCTTTTTCTGCTTACGGTGCTTCTGTTTTTCTTTGCCACTTACAATTTGGTAGCTACGATCATGGAGCATAAGGCAGATGGATTGGAACATTCAAATAGAAAATTGATGAGGTCTAATGCAAAGTTTCATGTTGCCGTTACTGCAACCGATTCTGCTTACAATCAATGGCAATGCCGAATTATGTACTATTGGTATGAAAAAGTGAAGGAAATGCGTGGATCAGAAATGGGGAAGTTCACCCGGATACTACATTCTGGTAGGCCAGACCAGTTAATGGATGAGATTCCTACTTTTGTAGTTGATCCACTTCCTGAGGGCTTGGACCGggtaaatatttttctgtttCCCAGTAGAATTGTATGTTTTTTGGCTCACCTAAACTTGTCTCTTTTTGATGAATTTCTGACCTAATAGCAAATTTACTAATCGTGACATACAGAATAAGCCTATTCCTTTCACAACTTTAACAGGTGGAAAAAAGGAGATGGTTGTCTGGCTATagtaatatgttttaatttgttaCTATTTAATTGTGAAATAAACTGTCTGAAAGAATTCAGAGAATGGTCGTAGTTCGGTACCTTGTTTAATGTTCTCCTGATCATACAtagaagaatttattttttaaagggACTGAACTTGATGAAATGCAATGAGATATGTTTAGAGTGAAATTGGATTATGTCATGGTTTTTGTTTGAATATCTTGTATATTTCTTCTACTGATCATGCCTTATATTGTAGTAGTAATAATGATTGTTGCTAGTTTTTGGATTTGAAAAGTCATTTCCATTTTCTTGTTCTTGTGACTAAATTAATCTCATAATTGCTGATGGTGATGGACACTCAACTGCTTATATATCTAAGTGTGTTGCTCTGCTACTATTCAAGTtctgatgcaaaaaaaattattgtgtaGTGGGGGCAACAGAAGCTGAAGTGCagaaatataatatcataatatgctgctattttttttgaaaatttatggTATAATTACGTGTTCATAGTGAAATGTTggaagataaatatataattttttaatgtgcATTTAAAGAAGAGTGTATATTTTGTGTAACCACATGTCATTGTATGTACCTTGGTGGGCTCTACATGTCATTATCCTTCCATACTGAATTGTTCCTGTCAAATAGTTAAGGCTTTTGCTCATGGAGAAAAAAGGGGAATATAGATGAGAGTTGCTAGTAACTGCTGCAGTTATTTTGCCTCCCTTTTCTCACTTTACTGTGCATCTTACTGTGTGATTATTCCAAATTGTCAATGCGTACTGGTAGTATATATTGATGTTTTTCAGCTGAGGAACTCTCTTAGCTTAGATTAGTTTTTAAACTCACTAGTCACAGAAGGGTAGGTGCCCAAATTAGCTGCTTTTTAGCAATGAGTTTGGATAACCTAGATTAAGGTTCATATTTGATTGCAGGCATGATTGTCTAGTGGCAATTTGGTTGACTTGACATGTTCCAAGCCATTGATGATTATCAATTGTATCATGAATGCCAGTATTGTGGTCTTTCTATGTTTTTCCTATCAATTCATGCTGTCATAAAAATCCTTTTATTTTTGGTGCAGGGTTATATTGTCCTAAATAGACCATGGGCTTTCGTTCAGTGGCTGGAGAAAGCAGATATTCAGGAAGAGTAAGTGTCATAGTTATggttttatacaatttttttgcTCTCCAATAATGAAATCTAATTAGCAGTGCATTTTATGATTGGTGCAGATATATTCTGATGGCAGAGCCTGACCACATATTTGTAAATCCTTTGCCTAATTTGGCTTATGGATCCCAGCCTGCCGCTTTTccatttttctatataaaaccaaatgaaaatgaaaaagtactTAGGAAATTCTATCCTGAGGAAAAGGGTCCTGTCACTAATATTGATCCAATTGGCAATTCTCCTGTAATCATTAAGAAGGTAAAGTCTGAATTAATAGTTTACATACAGTGCTGTTATGGTTGTTGTTATTAGTTGCTACTCTGTTACCCTTATAGCTGTTATAGTTACTATTATAACTAATATCAGATTTTCTTGATTTTCCCATAAGCAACATATTCTTTCATTTAAGgcattgaatttttttcatcaCCAGTCTTTGATGGAGGAAATAGCTCCCACTTGGGTAAATGTTTcattgagaatgaaagatgatgcAGAGACTGATAAAGCTTTTGGATGGGTGCTTGAAATGTGAGTAATACTAGACAAATT
This window of the Vigna angularis cultivar LongXiaoDou No.4 chromosome 7, ASM1680809v1, whole genome shotgun sequence genome carries:
- the LOC108336300 gene encoding hydroxyproline O-arabinosyltransferase PLENTY, which encodes MIVRKSVGRVKSLLFLLTVLLFFFATYNLVATIMEHKADGLEHSNRKLMRSNAKFHVAVTATDSAYNQWQCRIMYYWYEKVKEMRGSEMGKFTRILHSGRPDQLMDEIPTFVVDPLPEGLDRGYIVLNRPWAFVQWLEKADIQEEYILMAEPDHIFVNPLPNLAYGSQPAAFPFFYIKPNENEKVLRKFYPEEKGPVTNIDPIGNSPVIIKKSLMEEIAPTWVNVSLRMKDDAETDKAFGWVLEMYAYAVASALHGVKHNLRKDFMLQPPWDLRVEDRFIMHYTYGCDYNLKGELTYGKIGEWRFDKRSYLMGPPPRNLPLPPQGVPESVVRLVKMVNEATANLPEWESLNKS